Proteins encoded in a region of the Bradyrhizobium sp. CB3481 genome:
- the prmC gene encoding peptide chain release factor N(5)-glutamine methyltransferase — MTSFASQTVETARRALAARFKSAANDSAELDARLLLGHALGLDLTGLISAAQRRLTPDESARLEEFANRRLAGEPVARIIGEKEFWGLPLRLSPATLVPRPDTETVVELALELLRAGGDLNRPLRIADLGTGTGAILLALLSELPATRGFGTDISESALQTAAANAARAGLSDRAAFLACDYASGLSGPFDLIVSNPPYIRSADIAALALEVRNHDPIAALDGGADGLDAYRALIPQAADLLAPGGALIVEAGAGQTSQIQALMVAAGLTATTTPRADLGGIPRAVAGHKMAR; from the coding sequence ATGACTTCATTCGCCAGCCAAACCGTCGAGACCGCGCGTCGCGCGCTCGCTGCGAGATTCAAATCCGCTGCAAATGATTCGGCCGAACTCGATGCGCGGCTGTTGCTTGGTCACGCCCTCGGCCTCGACCTGACCGGCCTGATATCAGCCGCACAGCGCCGGCTGACGCCAGACGAATCGGCACGGCTTGAAGAATTCGCCAACCGCCGGCTCGCCGGCGAGCCGGTCGCCCGTATCATCGGCGAGAAGGAATTTTGGGGCCTGCCGCTGCGCCTCTCGCCGGCAACGCTGGTGCCGCGGCCTGATACCGAAACGGTGGTCGAACTGGCGCTGGAACTGCTGCGCGCCGGCGGAGACCTTAATCGTCCGCTACGCATCGCCGATCTCGGCACCGGGACCGGCGCGATCCTGCTGGCGCTGCTGTCGGAACTGCCGGCGACGCGAGGGTTTGGCACCGACATTTCGGAAAGCGCCCTGCAGACCGCCGCTGCGAACGCAGCGCGCGCGGGGTTGTCGGACCGCGCGGCGTTCCTCGCCTGCGACTATGCGAGCGGGCTGTCCGGCCCGTTCGATCTGATCGTGTCGAACCCGCCTTATATCCGCTCGGCTGATATCGCCGCCCTGGCCCTGGAGGTGAGGAACCACGACCCGATTGCGGCATTGGACGGCGGCGCCGACGGGTTGGACGCTTACCGCGCGCTGATCCCGCAGGCGGCCGATCTATTGGCGCCGGGCGGCGCCCTGATCGTGGAAGCGGGGGCGGGCCAAACGAGCCAGATCCAGGCCCTGATGGTAGCCGCAGGGTTAACGGCAACGACCACGCCCAGGGCCGATCTGGGGGGCATTCCGAGGGCGGTCGCGGGCCACAAAATGGCCCGATAA
- a CDS encoding aspartate kinase produces the protein MGRLVMKFGGTSVANIDRIRNVARHVKREVDAGHDVAVVVSAMAGKTNELVDWCRDASPMHDAREYDAVVASGEQVTSGLLAIVLQGMGIQARSWQGWQIPIKTSDAHASARILEIDGSEIVHRFKDRKEVAVIAGFQGINPQTNRITTLGRGGSDTSAVAIAAALRADRCDIYTDVDGVYTTDPRVVPKARRLDKIAFEDMLELASLGAKVLQVRSVELGMVHNMPVFVRSSFDKPEDIDPHGTPPGTLICSEEEIMESHVVTGIAFTKDEAQISLRQIEDKPGVAAAIFGPLADANINVDMIVQNVSEDGKTTDLTFTVPAADYNRARETITAAKGKIGYIRLDSATDVSKVSVIGSGMRSHAGVAAKAFKALSERNINIRAITTSEIKFSVLIDAAYTELAVRTLHTLYGLDQT, from the coding sequence ATGGGCCGCCTCGTGATGAAATTCGGCGGCACGTCCGTCGCCAATATCGACCGAATCCGCAACGTCGCGCGGCACGTCAAGCGCGAAGTCGATGCCGGGCATGATGTCGCCGTCGTCGTCTCTGCGATGGCCGGCAAGACCAACGAGCTGGTGGATTGGTGCCGCGACGCCTCGCCGATGCATGATGCGCGGGAATATGACGCGGTAGTGGCATCCGGCGAACAGGTGACCTCGGGCCTCTTGGCGATCGTGTTGCAAGGCATGGGCATCCAGGCCCGCTCCTGGCAGGGCTGGCAGATCCCGATCAAGACTTCCGACGCCCACGCCTCGGCGCGGATACTCGAGATCGACGGCAGCGAGATCGTCCACCGTTTCAAGGATCGCAAGGAAGTCGCCGTCATCGCCGGCTTCCAGGGTATCAATCCGCAGACCAACCGAATCACCACGCTCGGGCGCGGCGGGTCTGACACCTCGGCGGTGGCGATTGCCGCCGCCCTCCGGGCCGACCGCTGCGATATCTACACCGACGTCGATGGGGTCTACACGACCGATCCACGGGTGGTTCCCAAGGCGCGGCGCCTCGACAAGATCGCCTTCGAGGACATGCTGGAACTGGCCTCGCTAGGCGCCAAGGTGCTGCAGGTGCGCTCGGTGGAACTCGGCATGGTGCACAACATGCCCGTTTTCGTCCGTTCCAGCTTCGACAAGCCCGAGGATATCGACCCGCACGGAACGCCGCCGGGCACGCTGATCTGCAGTGAGGAGGAAATCATGGAAAGCCACGTCGTCACCGGCATCGCCTTCACCAAGGACGAGGCCCAGATTTCGCTGCGCCAGATCGAGGACAAGCCGGGCGTTGCCGCAGCCATCTTTGGCCCCCTGGCGGACGCCAATATCAACGTCGACATGATCGTGCAGAACGTCTCCGAGGACGGCAAGACCACCGACCTCACGTTCACCGTTCCGGCCGCCGACTATAACCGCGCCCGCGAGACCATCACCGCGGCAAAGGGCAAGATCGGCTATATCAGGCTCGACAGCGCCACCGACGTCTCCAAGGTCTCGGTGATCGGCAGCGGCATGCGCAGCCATGCCGGCGTTGCGGCCAAGGCGTTCAAGGCGCTTTCCGAGCGCAATATCAACATCCGCGCCATCACCACCTCCGAAATCAAGTTTTCGGTGCTGATCGACGCCGCCTATACCGAGCTTGCGGTGCGCACGCTGCACACGCTCTACGGGCTCGACCAGACTTAG
- the grxC gene encoding glutaredoxin 3 has product MTAAVEIYTRPGCGYCTAAKSLLTRKNAAFTEFNVATDPAYRDEMYDRAGHGSTFPQIFIGTTHVGGCDELYALDRAGKLDGLLAAEKASS; this is encoded by the coding sequence ATGACTGCTGCCGTTGAAATCTATACCCGCCCGGGCTGCGGCTATTGCACCGCGGCCAAATCGTTGCTGACGCGCAAGAATGCCGCGTTCACCGAATTCAACGTCGCGACCGACCCGGCCTACCGCGACGAAATGTACGACCGCGCCGGCCACGGCTCGACCTTCCCCCAGATCTTCATCGGCACAACCCATGTCGGCGGCTGTGACGAGCTTTATGCGCTGGACCGCGCGGGCAAGCTCGATGGCCTCCTGGCGGCAGAAAAGGCTTCCTCATGA
- a CDS encoding NIPSNAP family protein gives MITCYLRYEVDPNKLAEFEAYGRMWLELVPRFGGIHHGYFLPSEGASDVALAIFSFPSFAAYEQYRKDSAADPDVQKAVAFAKQTRCFIRYERSFFRPVLPKEPDAGAR, from the coding sequence ATGATCACCTGTTACCTGCGATACGAAGTCGATCCGAACAAACTCGCCGAATTCGAAGCTTACGGCAGGATGTGGCTGGAACTGGTCCCGAGATTCGGCGGCATCCACCACGGGTACTTCCTGCCATCGGAAGGAGCGAGTGATGTTGCCCTAGCGATATTCAGCTTCCCGAGCTTCGCGGCCTATGAACAATATCGGAAAGATAGCGCCGCAGATCCAGACGTTCAGAAGGCAGTGGCCTTTGCAAAGCAAACTCGCTGCTTCATCCGCTATGAGCGATCGTTCTTCCGGCCCGTGCTTCCGAAAGAGCCGGATGCCGGGGCCAGATAA
- a CDS encoding ComF family protein: MSAEASPRSISDHLRGVLGACRDVLAHLPRLALDIALPTQCVSCREPVDGEGVCASCWAKLSFIEPPYCPRLGIPFVYDPGPELLSMEAIANPPAYQRARAAVRYDDIARTLVHSLKYQDRTDLAPAMGRWMARTGKELLDEADVLVPVPLHWRRGWSRRYNQSGALARVISRQSGVKLAAEALRRIRPTEQQIGLSRPQRAANVQGAFKVAPERSADIAGRRVILIDDVLTSGATTDACARALLRAKAAQVDVLVFARVVDSHRPPI; encoded by the coding sequence ATGAGCGCCGAGGCATCACCACGCTCCATCTCCGACCATCTGCGCGGCGTGCTCGGCGCTTGCCGCGACGTGCTCGCGCATCTGCCGCGGCTTGCGCTCGACATTGCGCTGCCGACGCAGTGCGTCTCTTGCCGCGAGCCGGTCGATGGCGAGGGCGTCTGCGCGTCGTGCTGGGCAAAGCTGTCGTTCATCGAACCGCCTTATTGCCCGCGGCTCGGCATCCCCTTTGTCTACGACCCTGGTCCGGAATTGCTGTCGATGGAGGCGATCGCAAACCCACCGGCTTACCAGCGCGCCCGCGCTGCGGTGCGCTATGACGACATCGCCCGCACGCTGGTGCATTCGCTGAAATATCAGGACCGCACCGATCTCGCGCCCGCGATGGGCCGCTGGATGGCCCGCACCGGCAAGGAATTGCTCGACGAGGCCGACGTGCTGGTGCCGGTTCCGCTGCATTGGCGGCGCGGCTGGAGCCGGCGCTACAACCAGTCAGGCGCGTTGGCGCGGGTGATTTCGCGGCAAAGCGGTGTGAAATTGGCCGCCGAGGCGCTTCGCCGCATCCGCCCCACCGAGCAGCAGATCGGGCTGTCCCGTCCGCAGCGCGCCGCCAATGTTCAAGGCGCGTTCAAGGTCGCGCCCGAGCGCAGCGCCGACATCGCCGGCCGCCGCGTCATCCTGATCGACGATGTCCTGACCTCTGGCGCCACGACGGATGCCTGCGCCCGCGCCCTGCTCCGCGCCAAGGCCGCGCAGGTCGACGTGCTGGTATTCGCGCGGGTTGTGGACAGCCACCGCCCTCCCATATAA
- the ptsP gene encoding phosphoenolpyruvate--protein phosphotransferase, protein MRSTSGGPRVLLRRLRETMAEKVSAQERLDKIVVLIAANMVAEVCSCYVLRIDNTLELYATEGLNRDAVHRTVLNAHEGLVGLVASEASPLNLSDAQSHPAFSFRPETGEEIYHSFLGVPILRAGNTLGVLVVQNRAKRTYVEEEVEALQTTAMVLAEMIASGELAALAQPGAEPAARHSLHKTGAILSDGIALGHVVLHEPRVVITNYIAEDLPKEIKKLDAALAKLRADLDRMLERGDVAESGEHRDVLEAYRMFANDHGWSHKLHEAVATGLTAEAAVERVQSDTRARMLRSTDPYLRDRLHDLEDLGHRLMRQLVGQDHAPSREQLPENAILIARAMGPAALLDYDRKRLRGLVLEEGTANSHVSIVARALGIPAVGEVPNAPGIADPGDAIIVDGTSGSIYIRPSAEIESAYAERVRFRARRQAQYAALRDKPCVTKDGQRVELMINAGLVIDLPHIDDTGSAGIGLFRTELQFMVGQSLPRSSDQLALYRTVLDAAGSKPVTFRTLDIGGDKALPYMETVIEENPALGWRAIRLGLDRPGLLRGQIRALLRAGGGRALKIMFPMISDVVEFDQAKAIVERELTYLRQHGHALPERIDVGTMVEVPALLYQLDELLKKVDFVSVGSNDLFQFLFAVDRGNAKVSDRFDTMSAPILRALRDIVRKAQEAKKTASLCGEMASKPLGALALIALGYRSLSLSATGHGPVKAMILDLDARKAEAALMPLLDAPAGSVSIRQKLTEFAEAEGLSL, encoded by the coding sequence ATGCGGAGCACGTCGGGAGGCCCCCGCGTCTTGTTGAGACGGCTCCGCGAAACCATGGCGGAGAAGGTCTCGGCCCAGGAACGGCTGGACAAGATCGTGGTGCTGATCGCGGCCAACATGGTGGCCGAGGTCTGCTCCTGCTACGTGCTGCGCATCGATAACACGCTCGAACTCTACGCCACCGAAGGTCTGAACCGCGACGCGGTGCACCGCACGGTGCTGAACGCGCATGAGGGCCTCGTCGGCCTCGTTGCCAGCGAGGCGAGCCCGCTCAACCTCTCCGACGCGCAAAGCCATCCGGCGTTCTCGTTCCGCCCGGAAACCGGCGAAGAAATCTACCATTCGTTCCTCGGCGTGCCGATCCTGCGCGCCGGCAACACGCTCGGCGTGCTGGTCGTGCAGAACCGCGCCAAGCGGACCTATGTCGAGGAAGAGGTCGAGGCGCTGCAGACCACCGCCATGGTGCTGGCGGAAATGATCGCCTCCGGCGAGCTGGCGGCGCTGGCGCAGCCCGGCGCGGAACCGGCGGCGCGGCACTCTCTGCACAAGACCGGCGCGATCCTCTCCGACGGCATTGCGCTCGGCCATGTGGTGCTGCACGAGCCGCGCGTCGTCATCACCAACTACATCGCCGAAGACCTGCCGAAGGAAATCAAGAAGCTCGATGCCGCGCTGGCCAAGCTGCGCGCCGACCTCGACCGCATGCTGGAACGCGGCGACGTCGCCGAGAGCGGCGAGCATCGCGACGTGCTGGAAGCCTACCGGATGTTCGCCAACGACCACGGCTGGTCGCACAAGCTGCACGAGGCGGTCGCCACCGGCCTCACCGCCGAAGCCGCCGTCGAGCGCGTGCAGTCCGACACCCGCGCGCGCATGCTGCGCTCGACCGATCCCTATTTGCGCGACCGCCTGCACGACCTGGAAGACCTCGGCCACCGCCTGATGCGGCAACTGGTCGGGCAGGATCACGCGCCATCGCGCGAGCAGCTTCCCGAAAACGCCATCCTGATCGCGCGCGCGATGGGCCCGGCGGCGCTACTCGATTACGACCGCAAGCGGCTGCGCGGCCTGGTGCTGGAGGAAGGCACCGCCAACTCGCATGTCTCGATCGTGGCGCGCGCGCTCGGAATCCCCGCGGTCGGCGAAGTCCCGAACGCGCCCGGCATCGCCGACCCCGGCGACGCCATCATCGTCGACGGCACGTCGGGCTCGATCTACATCCGCCCCTCGGCCGAGATCGAATCGGCCTATGCCGAGCGGGTGCGTTTCCGCGCCCGGCGGCAGGCGCAATATGCCGCGCTGCGCGACAAGCCCTGCGTGACCAAAGACGGCCAGCGGGTCGAGCTGATGATCAATGCCGGCCTCGTCATCGACCTGCCGCATATCGACGACACCGGCAGCGCCGGCATCGGCCTGTTCCGCACCGAGCTGCAGTTCATGGTCGGGCAAAGCCTGCCGCGCTCCTCCGACCAGCTCGCGCTCTATCGCACCGTGCTGGATGCTGCCGGATCGAAACCGGTGACGTTCCGCACGCTCGATATCGGCGGCGACAAGGCCCTGCCTTACATGGAGACCGTGATCGAGGAGAACCCGGCGCTCGGCTGGCGCGCGATCCGGCTCGGGCTCGACCGTCCCGGATTGTTGCGCGGCCAGATCCGCGCGCTGCTGCGCGCCGGCGGCGGCCGCGCGCTGAAGATCATGTTCCCGATGATCTCCGATGTCGTCGAGTTCGACCAGGCCAAAGCGATCGTCGAGCGCGAACTGACCTATTTGCGCCAGCACGGCCATGCGCTGCCGGAACGGATCGACGTCGGCACCATGGTCGAGGTGCCGGCGCTGCTCTACCAGCTCGACGAGCTCCTCAAGAAGGTCGATTTCGTCTCGGTCGGCTCGAACGACCTGTTCCAGTTCCTGTTCGCGGTCGACCGCGGCAATGCCAAGGTTTCCGACCGCTTCGACACCATGTCGGCGCCGATCCTGCGGGCGCTGCGCGACATCGTGCGCAAGGCGCAGGAGGCGAAGAAGACGGCCTCGCTGTGCGGCGAGATGGCGTCAAAACCGCTTGGCGCCTTGGCGCTGATTGCGCTCGGCTACCGTTCGCTGTCGCTTTCGGCCACCGGCCACGGCCCGGTGAAGGCAATGATCCTGGACCTCGACGCCAGGAAGGCCGAGGCGGCCCTGATGCCGCTGCTCGACGCGCCGGCCGGCAGTGTCTCGATCCGGCAGAAGCTGACGGAATTCGCGGAAGCGGAAGGGCTGTCGTTGTAG
- the prfA gene encoding peptide chain release factor 1 → MLPEAKLDILLAHHASLEAELLGQVNSEKYVQITRELAELNPLIDAVKAYRSARAEIAGAEQLLADAATDPEMRSMAEAELETLQARVADLEQKIRVALLPKDAMDDRNVMLEIRAGTGGDEASLFAGDLFRMYERFAGLQGWKVEVISASEGTVGGFKEIIAEVQGRGAFAKLKFESGVHRVQRVPDTETQGRIHTSAATVAVLPEVEDVDVDIKNEDLRIETMRAQGAGGQHVNKTESAIRITHIPTGIVVMMQDSRSQHKNRASAMNILRSRIYDAERQRVDAARSADRKEKVGSGDRSERIRTYNFPQGRVTDHRINLTLYKLPQVISGEALGELIDALTTEHQAAQLAAQGAAA, encoded by the coding sequence ATGCTACCCGAAGCCAAACTTGATATCCTGCTCGCCCATCACGCCTCGCTCGAGGCCGAGCTGCTGGGCCAGGTCAATTCGGAAAAATACGTCCAGATCACGCGCGAGCTCGCCGAGCTCAATCCGCTGATCGACGCGGTGAAGGCCTATCGCTCGGCACGGGCCGAGATCGCGGGCGCCGAGCAGCTGTTGGCCGATGCCGCCACCGATCCGGAAATGCGCAGCATGGCCGAGGCCGAGCTGGAAACGCTGCAGGCACGCGTCGCCGACCTGGAGCAGAAGATCCGCGTCGCGCTGTTGCCCAAGGACGCCATGGACGACCGCAACGTGATGCTGGAAATCCGCGCCGGCACCGGCGGCGACGAGGCGTCGCTGTTCGCCGGCGACCTGTTCCGCATGTATGAGCGGTTCGCTGGTCTGCAGGGCTGGAAGGTCGAGGTGATCTCGGCCTCGGAAGGCACGGTCGGCGGCTTCAAGGAAATCATCGCCGAGGTGCAGGGCCGCGGCGCTTTTGCAAAACTGAAATTCGAATCCGGCGTGCACCGCGTGCAGCGCGTGCCCGACACCGAAACGCAGGGGCGCATTCATACCTCGGCGGCGACCGTTGCGGTGCTGCCCGAGGTGGAAGATGTCGATGTCGACATCAAGAACGAGGATTTGCGGATCGAGACCATGCGGGCGCAAGGCGCCGGCGGCCAGCACGTCAACAAGACCGAATCGGCGATCCGCATCACGCATATTCCGACCGGTATCGTCGTGATGATGCAGGACAGCCGTTCCCAGCACAAGAACCGCGCGTCCGCGATGAACATCCTGCGCTCGCGCATCTACGACGCCGAGCGCCAGCGCGTCGACGCGGCGCGCTCGGCCGACCGCAAGGAGAAGGTCGGCTCCGGCGACCGCAGCGAGCGCATCCGCACCTATAATTTTCCGCAAGGGCGCGTCACCGACCACCGCATCAACCTGACGCTTTATAAATTGCCGCAGGTGATTTCAGGCGAAGCGCTGGGCGAATTGATCGACGCGTTGACCACCGAGCACCAGGCGGCGCAACTCGCCGCACAGGGCGCCGCGGCGTGA
- a CDS encoding DMT family transporter: protein MFSVATLWIPFTIIAALSQVARNAMQRSLTGPLGTWGATNIRFLFGFPFSIVFFALVVGVTGDAVPWPPAMFWPWLLLGALSQIVATGLMLVAMNDRSFVVTTAYIKTEAIQTAIFGFIFLGDHLTLLKMVAIVIATIGVVITALRPGGEKGFAELKPTIIGLVAGAGFALSAVGFRGAVIAVPGVSFVTAASYTLVFGLFVQTLVLTIYLLMRAPDVLRKILGLWKPSMLAGFMGAFASQFWFLAFALTAAANVRTLALVEVLFAQGVSYYSFKQPMSPREVSGIVLIVIGVALLVAA, encoded by the coding sequence ATGTTCTCCGTCGCCACGCTCTGGATTCCCTTCACCATAATTGCCGCGCTCAGCCAGGTCGCGCGCAATGCGATGCAGCGGTCGCTGACCGGGCCGCTCGGGACCTGGGGCGCCACCAACATCCGTTTCCTGTTCGGCTTTCCATTCTCGATTGTCTTCTTCGCGCTCGTGGTGGGGGTGACGGGCGATGCCGTGCCGTGGCCACCGGCGATGTTCTGGCCGTGGCTGCTGCTCGGCGCGCTCAGCCAGATCGTTGCCACCGGCTTGATGCTGGTGGCGATGAACGACCGCTCGTTCGTGGTGACGACGGCCTATATCAAGACCGAGGCGATCCAGACCGCGATCTTCGGCTTCATCTTCCTCGGCGATCATTTGACGCTGTTGAAGATGGTCGCGATCGTGATCGCGACCATCGGTGTGGTGATTACAGCGCTGAGGCCGGGCGGCGAAAAAGGCTTTGCAGAGCTCAAGCCCACCATCATCGGCCTGGTTGCGGGCGCGGGCTTTGCGCTCTCGGCGGTCGGCTTTCGCGGCGCCGTCATCGCGGTGCCCGGCGTTTCCTTCGTGACGGCAGCGTCCTACACGCTGGTGTTCGGCCTGTTCGTGCAGACGCTGGTGCTGACGATCTACCTGCTCATGCGTGCGCCCGACGTGCTCAGGAAAATCCTGGGGCTATGGAAACCTTCGATGCTCGCGGGCTTCATGGGCGCCTTCGCTTCGCAGTTCTGGTTTCTGGCGTTCGCGCTGACGGCGGCGGCGAACGTGCGTACGCTGGCGCTGGTCGAGGTGCTGTTCGCGCAAGGAGTGTCGTATTATTCGTTCAAGCAGCCGATGTCGCCGCGCGAAGTCTCGGGGATCGTGCTGATCGTGATCGGTGTGGCGCTATTGGTGGCGGCATAG
- a CDS encoding carbon-nitrogen hydrolase family protein: MSAGSTFTAAMVQMRTGLLPEPSLEQGIALIREAVGQGADYVLTPEVSNMMQLNRKALFEHLASEEDDLSLKAYRALAAELKIHLHIGSLALRFSPERAVNRSFLIGPDGHLLASYDKIHMFDIDLPGGESYRESANYQPGETAVISDLPWGRIGLTICYDVRFPALYRALAEAGASFLTVPSAFTKKTGEAHWHTLLRARAIENGCFVFAAAQAGMHENKRETYGHSLIIAPWGEILAEGGVDPGVFLAEIDPSKVEAARRSVPSLQHGRRFGIADPKAGPEHLHLVRGSA, translated from the coding sequence ATGAGCGCTGGATCGACCTTCACCGCGGCCATGGTGCAGATGCGCACCGGCCTGTTGCCCGAGCCGAGCCTCGAGCAGGGCATCGCCCTGATCCGCGAGGCGGTCGGGCAAGGCGCCGACTATGTGCTGACGCCCGAAGTCAGCAACATGATGCAGCTGAACCGCAAGGCGCTGTTCGAGCACCTTGCATCCGAGGAAGACGATCTGTCGCTGAAGGCTTATCGCGCGCTCGCCGCGGAACTGAAGATCCATCTCCATATCGGCTCGCTGGCGCTGCGCTTTTCGCCGGAGCGCGCCGTCAACCGCTCGTTCCTGATCGGGCCGGACGGCCATCTGCTCGCCAGCTACGACAAGATCCACATGTTCGATATCGACCTGCCCGGCGGCGAGAGCTATCGCGAATCAGCCAATTACCAGCCGGGCGAGACGGCGGTCATATCGGACCTGCCTTGGGGCCGGATCGGCCTGACGATCTGCTACGACGTGCGCTTCCCGGCGCTCTATCGGGCGCTGGCCGAGGCCGGCGCGTCGTTCCTCACGGTGCCCTCAGCTTTCACCAAAAAGACCGGCGAAGCGCATTGGCATACGCTGCTGCGCGCCCGCGCCATCGAGAACGGCTGCTTCGTGTTCGCGGCGGCGCAGGCTGGCATGCATGAGAACAAGCGCGAGACCTACGGTCATTCGCTGATCATCGCGCCCTGGGGCGAAATTCTCGCCGAGGGCGGCGTCGATCCCGGCGTGTTCCTCGCCGAGATCGATCCGTCGAAGGTCGAGGCCGCCCGCAGGAGCGTGCCATCGCTGCAGCACGGACGCCGCTTCGGCATTGCCGATCCCAAGGCCGGCCCCGAGCACCTGCATCTCGTCCGGGGCTCGGCATGA
- the ubiG gene encoding bifunctional 2-polyprenyl-6-hydroxyphenol methylase/3-demethylubiquinol 3-O-methyltransferase UbiG, with translation MAMQQNSSAGLSATGSTVDPAEVAKFSKLSDEWWDPKGKMAPLHKINPLRLAYIRDAACRKFDRNARSLSCLSGLRILDIGCGAGLLCEPFTRLGAQVIGIDPSATNIAAARLHAEKGHLSIDYRCITVEEMDHRERFDIVLAMEVVEHVTDVGAFIARCAAMVKPGGIMVLSTLNRNWKSFALAIVGAEYILRWLPRGTHQWDKFVTPDELTQHLANNRFAITDQAGVVYNPLADRWSISSDMDVNYMVVAEGA, from the coding sequence ATGGCTATGCAGCAAAATTCTTCCGCCGGTCTCTCCGCCACGGGCAGCACGGTGGACCCGGCTGAGGTCGCGAAGTTTTCAAAACTCTCCGATGAATGGTGGGACCCCAAGGGCAAAATGGCCCCGCTGCACAAGATCAATCCGCTGCGGCTGGCCTATATCCGCGACGCGGCGTGCCGCAAGTTCGACCGCAACGCGCGGAGCCTGAGCTGCCTGTCGGGCCTGCGGATCCTCGATATCGGCTGCGGCGCGGGCCTGTTGTGCGAGCCGTTCACGCGGCTCGGCGCGCAGGTGATCGGGATCGATCCGTCGGCGACCAACATCGCCGCCGCCAGGCTGCATGCCGAGAAGGGCCATCTGTCGATCGACTACCGCTGCATCACGGTGGAGGAGATGGACCACCGCGAGCGCTTCGACATCGTGCTGGCGATGGAGGTGGTCGAGCACGTCACCGACGTCGGCGCGTTCATCGCCCGCTGTGCGGCGATGGTGAAGCCGGGCGGGATCATGGTACTCTCGACGCTCAACCGCAACTGGAAGAGCTTTGCGCTCGCCATCGTCGGCGCCGAATATATCCTGCGCTGGCTGCCGCGCGGCACCCATCAGTGGGACAAGTTCGTCACGCCGGACGAGCTGACGCAGCACCTCGCCAACAATCGCTTTGCCATCACCGACCAGGCCGGCGTGGTCTACAACCCACTCGCCGACCGCTGGAGCATCTCGTCCGACATGGACGTGAACTACATGGTGGTGGCCGAGGGGGCGTGA
- a CDS encoding PH domain-containing protein: protein MGRYIDEILQPGERVLYSTNAHWIFFLPAIIGWIVAGVFLVLSGMVPAGPSALICLSLAGVSAIAALYKTATAWFHRWTTETDVTNFRVVHKTGFVQRQTFEMSVDKVESVDVNQSILGRILNYGDVTVLGVGEGGKTLDMIASPLAFRNAITARPAGA, encoded by the coding sequence ATGGGCCGGTATATCGACGAAATACTGCAGCCCGGGGAAAGGGTGCTGTATTCGACCAACGCGCATTGGATATTCTTCTTGCCGGCGATCATCGGCTGGATTGTCGCGGGCGTATTCCTGGTGCTCTCGGGCATGGTGCCGGCGGGCCCATCCGCACTGATCTGCCTGTCGCTGGCGGGGGTATCGGCCATCGCGGCGTTGTACAAAACCGCGACCGCCTGGTTCCATCGATGGACCACCGAGACCGACGTCACCAATTTCCGTGTCGTCCACAAGACCGGCTTTGTTCAGCGGCAGACGTTTGAAATGAGCGTGGACAAGGTCGAGAGCGTCGACGTCAACCAGAGCATCCTCGGCCGCATCCTCAACTACGGCGATGTCACGGTCCTCGGGGTCGGCGAGGGCGGCAAGACCCTCGATATGATCGCTTCGCCGTTGGCATTTCGCAATGCCATCACGGCACGACCGGCCGGCGCGTAA
- a CDS encoding DUF1178 family protein gives MIRYNLRCEKGHAFESWFQSSAAYEGQEKRKLVSCPSCGSVKVERAIMAPQIVTKKGREQAAPAPAPAEAAGPESTPLLMAQERELRAKLKELRDHIVKNADNVGERFPNEARKMHYGDIEHRPIYGEASAEEARALIDEGVEVSPLPVLPEDRN, from the coding sequence ATGATCCGCTACAACCTTCGCTGCGAGAAGGGCCATGCTTTCGAAAGCTGGTTTCAAAGCTCCGCGGCGTATGAAGGGCAGGAAAAGCGCAAGCTGGTGAGCTGCCCGTCCTGCGGCTCGGTCAAGGTCGAGCGTGCGATCATGGCCCCGCAGATCGTGACCAAGAAGGGCCGCGAGCAGGCCGCGCCCGCGCCGGCCCCTGCTGAAGCGGCCGGACCGGAATCGACGCCGCTGCTGATGGCGCAGGAGCGCGAACTCCGCGCCAAGCTGAAGGAACTCCGCGATCACATCGTCAAGAACGCCGACAATGTCGGCGAGCGCTTCCCCAACGAGGCGCGCAAGATGCATTATGGCGATATCGAACACCGCCCGATCTACGGCGAAGCTTCGGCGGAAGAAGCCCGCGCGCTGATCGATGAGGGCGTCGAGGTCTCGCCGCTGCCGGTGCTGCCGGAAGATCGGAATTGA